In a single window of the Elaeis guineensis isolate ETL-2024a chromosome 8, EG11, whole genome shotgun sequence genome:
- the LOC140851115 gene encoding uncharacterized protein, translating to MFVSAEWQESRYARAGTDESHVENLVTSQSFWQQTEKVVKAIKPLYEVLHVMNSERYPQMDFLYYMMERSKKQISENDPKHAQEFINIIEYRWDYQMSRDLYLVAYYLNPRFQYTIFGKDTDNEFFAAFRNVIYKMVSDLEIVSLCLQKMKQFREGSDSFGVPSAVLNGGFILECLQNI from the exons atgtttgttagtgccgagtggcaggagagcagatatgcgagggccggcaCCGATGAAAGTCATGTAGAGAATttggtgacgagtcagtcattctgGCAGCAGACTGAGAAGGTAGTGAAGGCTATTAAGccattatatgaggtgcttcacGTCATGAACAGTGAAAGATATCCCCAGATGGActtcttatattacatgatggagaggtcaaagaaacagatcagtgagaatgatccgaaacatgctcaagaattcattaacatcattgagtatcgttgggactatcagatgagTAGAGATTTATATCTAGTCG cttattatttgaatccgagatttcagtatacCATTTTCGGGAAAGATACGGACAACGAGTTTTTTGCTGCTTTTcgtaatgtgatatataagatggtgtccgATCTAGAAATCGTGTCATTATGTCTGCAAAAG atgaaacagtttagagagggatcagacagctttggagtcccatcagctgtt ctgaatggtggatttATTTTGGAATGTCTGCAGAACATTTGA